A window from Megalobrama amblycephala isolate DHTTF-2021 linkage group LG21, ASM1881202v1, whole genome shotgun sequence encodes these proteins:
- the wnk2 gene encoding serine/threonine-protein kinase WNK2 isoform X5, with protein MENLTGSNSEPQPVGSTVSSVPSKKTGIYENGHEHPSHTDPSAAAHRGASDPTTYPLLDYRGLVRQRFIRRSLWFSESEDQELEVSECDTTSSPVKSAHIVVQSSFDLESLVGQGEGVNENLSKEPETSEAEEKHDAEPSETSKSVEKAGSDENEEEAEMKAVSTSPSGRFLKFDIELGRGSFKTVYKGLDTETWVEVAWCELQDRKLSKVERQRFKEEAEMLKGLQHPNIVRFYDFWESPLKGKKCIVLVTELMTSGTLKTYLKRFKVMKPKVLRSWCRQILKGLHFLHTRTPPIIHRDLKCDNIFITGPTGSVKIGDLGLATLKRASFAKSVIGTPEFMAPEMYEEHYDEAVDVYAFGMCMLEMATSEYPYSECQNAAQIYRKVTSGVKPASFSKVAMPEIKEIIGECICHRWEERYSIKDLLNHAFFAEDTGVRVELAEEDDGKKSSIALRLWVEDQKKLKGKYKDSGAIEFTFDLETEVPETVAQEMVESGFFLEIDVKIVGKSIRDRVSLIKWRRQRIVSGHNGKTEESSTKTETQNLLQVPSTGPPLGGPPSLPSETDELQTEAVSLVCSAPTSAATATPDSSAGSTMITGASGNQDSTSQQSLSESVSTAQRILSPPAQLLVQLPQGTQQPSTAHLPLGTQQQPALQMHQGVPQQTIGQLLHGAQQQPSPQQPQGAQQQPGGPLHQITQAQAHGLVPQAPQQQPTIQLHQQYQQSAHQLHQGAFQQSSVHLHQSSYQPSPPSTQLAPSKTVSAPATPVPHARPQSIHASALVTQQNQKTVPLAQEFRLYFHPEAFQPQTLSSLQPIVQASSEAQFIPQHLLQSASSMISTTTLPPQPQLNVQTPLLQPLQIATQFPSAYPLLPEGGTSAGTEPIPFSSITYSSSYPTNAHPVSSPYYSPSPINAPPTLSMQNVPCILGAGTPVTTPLNVPTPIPLLAMALSPPMLPPEQHLQQMYSPVPPPEGAMLQPQPQPTQPSLPLPNPASLPQQDPSISEHFTEEYPRHEELQILAPSHTILSQIQSPPQDKQSETKFTTVQALPETMQPPLQPAGIQTGYAVPESTGMPSTTQQIADTASMPIPSALEPSPFQPNTEAPVSIPLHSFVCDNLSQDASGKEMSDSYEGPTGGGKGDGKPRKHHRKSARTRSRQEKINKPKLSMLNVSNTGDKMVECQLETHNHKMVTFKFDLDGDAPEEIATYMVENGFILPIEKEIFIDQLKDIVDKAEDILSEDMDGEKTSDLGKNHLQGQSPGDEGREGIKGQQHGAPQPVYQQNVLHTGKRWFIICPVEEAPAASQDASSDGGPSTQSPSTTTITDGTTTAQPGESASAHPPEPSTGSASASMDSEACGTAPPSGGSDPYGVWSPLSLTTTDPLSLAALSQAPPAPQAAAMPAQSASHSEEGPNLGSTQVNVQQSQPYMDPQSSLFVDETQSGRLGSVSPMHTAQQMAEIACAVSMVEDVPCCPLVMPLSLEVSSGAQRSSSVMPPPSQDTTSAREQLHSITSSRVERAQQPVVLQQPVSTVSGTKAPSLPQSPAPSQHHFVPSESDGEGRSRGGFVDSTIKTLDEKLRNLLYQEYAPMYPSGSAAETPGSGTEYIQSPPGPECAMGGSGTSTPSLMGEGRFRAGEQLPQIPERVDSLSALSDSAVGVPVSRRHAMPHSTSCSGSRSRYKMMPSATDILSGQGRKQRSLSSTASPAHPGGFLGECAMYEEPTVSATTVGRFSVVSTEDEVTRRKNTSRYSAPPDFYLDAPPPLTKRGSLPRTQTSVSADVTVHTRFMSSDSGAESSPAKMAPTTPSRHGRSERRGSDLMKRAVAFLRRSGRSSSVQSSDSPSRKGGVYGSYVSSDNDSEMEDSDIKRELQRLREKHMKEITELEAHHREEVELLYIRLGKPPPPGLYIPPTAPPAGRKRKTSRHKLKAGKLLSPLVQQLRNVASKTSDSSKPNDLTKSAEATLSLNGSPARASNLSDGRAYSGTGTLPCSVSEPVQTQQPCSLKGSLSSDNIYSGLQGEGPGARIQPGQGWPPSPQASAQVTYKSSRSTLKRLCLGKERGSRSGAASAASNQSPMPPGSTPPPHQPIGLAQAQTNNSNNKTDAFTQQLQRFVDNWAEQEERAPSRSQSLSLRPQQLTRSRIWSSIEAPVSTERLNASQLPLSWPQIDFHASVMATDTSQVLQHSFLVPGNPYGKMLNAQRLDMDHWPAMTANLNQEVFAFPALHSPSWTAPSSPSEVPNSRNRTM; from the exons AAACATGATGCTGAACCATCTGAAACTTCCAAGAGCGTGGAGAAAGCTGGGAGTGACGAGAATGAGGAAGAGGCCGAAATGAAGGCAGTGTCCACCTCTCCTAGTGGACGTTTTCTTAAGTTTGATATTGAGCTTGGCAGAGGGTCCTTCAAAACAGTCTATAAGGGCCTGGACACTGAGACATGGGTGGAGGTGGCCTGGTGTGAACTTCAG GATCGTAAGCTGTCCAAGGTGGAACGTCAGAGGTTTAAAGAGGAGGCAGAGATGCTAAAAGGTCTTCAGCATCCAAATATTGTGCGCTTCTATGACTTTTGGGAATCTCCTCTTAAAGGGAAGAAGTGCATTGTTTTAGTCACCGAACTGATGACATCTGGAACACTGAAAAC GTATCTGAAGCGATTCAAGGTGATGAAACCAAAAGTCTTACGAAGCTGGTGCAGACAGATCCTAAAAGGTCTTCACTTCCTCCATACGAGGACCCCTCCCATTATCCATCGGGATCTGAAGTGTGACAATATCTTCATCACTGGTCCTACAGGCTCAGTCAAGATTGGAGATCTTGGCCTGGCCACACTAAAGAGAGCTTCCTTTGCCAAAAGTGTAATAG GCACTCCAGAGTTTATGGCCCCTGAGATGTATGAGGAGCACTATGATGAAGCCGTAGATGTGTATGCATTTGGGATGTGTATGCTAGAAATGGCCACATCTGAGTATCCATACTCAGAGTGCCAAAATGCAGCACAAATCTATCGCAAAGTCACTAGC GGTGTGAAGCCAGCCAGTTTCAGTAAGGTGGCCATGCCTGAAATAAAAGAAATCATTGGAGAGTGTATCTGCCATCGCTGGGAGGAAAG GTACTCCATAAAGGACTTACTAAACCATGCATTCTTTGCGGAGGACACAGGTGTGAGAGTAGAGCTGGCTGAAGAGGATGACGGCAAGAAGTCTTCTATTGCTCTCAGGCTTTGGGTTGAAGACCAGAAAAAACTTAAGGGAAAGTATAAAGACAGTGGTGCTATTGAGTTCACCTTTGACCTGGAGACAGAAGTCCCGGAAACAGTTGCCCAGGAAATG GTGGAATCTGGCTTCTTTTTAGAGATTGACGTGAAGATTGTGGGAAAGTCAATCCGCGACCGTGTGTCTCTGATAAAGTGGAGACGGCAGCGGATTGTCTCAGGCCATAATGGAAAAACAGAAGAGAGCAGCACCAAGACTGAGACACAGAATCTCCTTCAGGTGCCCTCCACAGGGCCACCATTGGGTGGACCACCCAGTCTTCCATCCGAAACAGATGAACTACAGACTGAAGCAGTCAGTTTGGTCTGCAGTGCCCCGACTAGTGCAGCTACAGCTACAC CAGACAGCAGTGCAGGCTCAACAATGATAACAGGTGCTTCAGGCAACCAAGACAGCACCTCTCAGCAGTCCCTTTCGGAGTCCGTTTCCACTGCACAAAGGATCTTAAGCCCTCCAGCACAGCTTCTGGTTCAGTTGCCACAGGGTACCCAACAGCCATCTACTGCACACCTGCCTCTGGGGACTCAACAACAACCTGCTCTACAAATGCATCAAGGTGTCCCACAACAAACCATAGGCCAGTTACTCCATGGGGCCCAGCAACAACCTAGTCCTCAGCAACCCCAGGGAGCCCAACAACAGCCAGGTGGTCCCCTGCACCAGATTACACAAGCACAGGCCCATGGTTTGGTGCCTCAAGCACCCCAGCAACAACCCACCATTCAGTTGCACCAGCAATATCAGCAGTCAGCTCATCAGCTACATCAAGGGGCTTTTCAGCAGTCTTCAGTACACCTGCATCAGAGCTCTTACCAGCCATCACCT CCTTCCACACAATTGGCTCCATCTAAGACCGTCTCTGCTCCAGCTACTCCAGTACCACATGCACGTCCACAGAGCATTCATGCCTCTGCCCTTGTAACACAGCAAAACCAAAAGACTGTACCACTAGCACAGGAG TTTCGTCTTTATTTCCATCCTGAAGCTTTCCAGCCTCAG ACTTTATCATCTCTTCAGCCCATAGTGCAGGCATCTTCAGAAGCTCAGTTCATTCCACAGCATCTATTACAGTCAGCATCTTCAATGATCAGCACCACTACCCTTCCTCCACAACCACAGCTAAATGTTCAGACACCCCTACTCCAGCCTCTACAAATCGCCACACAG TTTCCTTCGGCATATCCTCTTTTGCCAGAAGGGGGCACATCTGCAGGGACAGAGCCAATACCTTTCTCCTCAATCACTTACTCTTCTTCCTACCCCACAAATGCTCATCCTGTATCCTCTCCCTACTACTCACCAAGCCCTATCAATGCTCCTCCCACTCTATCCATGCAGAATGTACCCTGCATACTAGGAGCAGGCACACCTGTCACCACCCCTTTGAATGTTCCAACCCCTATACCTCTCCTGGCTATGGCCCTGTCCCCACCTATGCTTCCTCCCGAGCAACATCTGCAGCAGATGTATTCCCCAGTTCCACCACCAGAAGGTGCCATGTTGCAACCTCAACCCCAGCCAACACAACCCTCGCTTCCCCTCCCTAATCCTGCCTCCCTCCCTCAGCAAGACCCATCTATTTCTGAACATTTTACAGAG GAGTACCCTCGACATGAGGAATTGCAGATCCTGGCCCCATCTCACACCATTCTGTCGCAGATCCAGTCTCCTCCACAGGACAAGCAGTCAGAGACAAAGTTTACCACTGTCCAAGCCCTACCTGAGACCATGCAGCCTCCTCTGCAGCCTGCTGGCATACAGACAGGATATGCTGTTCCTGAGAGTACTGGCATGCCCAGTACAACTCAGCAAATAGCAGACACTGCTTCAATGCCCATTCCTTCTGCGCTAGAGCCCAGCCCATTTCAACCCAACACTGAG GCACCTGTTTCTATTCCACTCCATAGTTTTGTATGTGACAA CCTAAGCCAAGATGCATCTGGTAAAGAAATGAGTGACAGCTATGAAGGACCCACTGGTGGAGGAAAGGGTGACGGAAAACCCAGAAAACACCACCGCAAATCTGCTCGAACACGCTCACGTCAGGAAAAAATTAACAAGCCAAAGCTAAGCATGCTAAAT GTTAGTAATACAGGTGACAAGATGGTAGAATGCCAGCtggaaacacacaatcataaaATGGTGACTTTCAAATTTGACCTAGACGGAGATGCACCTGAAGAAATAGCCACTTATATG GTGGAAAATGGCTTTATTCTACCAATAGAAAAGGAGATTTTTATAGATCAACTTAAAGACATTGTCGACAAGGCAGAAGACATTCTAAGCGAGGACATGGATGGAGAAAAGACGTCAGATCTTGGGAAAAATCATTTGCAAGGACAATCTCCTGGAGATGAAGGGAGAGAG GGAATAAAAGGACAGCAACATGGGGCTCCCCAGCCAGTTTATCAGCAAAATG TTCTGCACACGGGTAAGAGGTGGTTCATCATCTGCCCTGTGGAAGAGGCTCCTGCTGCCAGTCAGGACGCATCCTCAGATGGAGGTCCATCAACACAATCTCCATCCACAACAACAATAACTGATGGGACAACCACTGCTCAGCCTGGTGAGAGTGCTTCAGCCCATCCTCCTGAACCCAGCACAGGATCTGCTTCTGCATCCATGG ATTCAGAAGCCTGTGGCACAGCGCCTCCATCAGGAGGAAGTGATCCCTATGGGGTTTGGAGCCCCCTCTCTTTGACCACAACTGATCCTCTTTCTCTGGCTGCTCTTTCCCAAGCTCCCCCTGCCCCACAAGCCGCTGCAATGCCAGCTCAGTCTGCTTCACATTCAGAGGAAGGGCCAAATTTAGGCTCCACCCAGGTCAATGTGCAGCAATCTCAGCCATACATGGATCCTCAAAGTTCTCTTTTTGTGGATGAGACCCAGAGTGGCAGATTAGGCTCGGTCTCCCCCATGCACACTGCTCAGCAGATGGCTGAAATTGCATGTGCTGTCTCCATGGTGGAGGACGTGCcctgctgtcccttggtcatgccgCTGTCCCTAGAAGTGAGCAGTGGGGCTCAGAGGTCATCCTCTGTGATGCCACCACCATCACAAGACACTACATCTGCTCGCGAACAACTTCACTCCATTACATCTAGTCGAGTGGAACGTGCCCAGCAGCCTGTGGTGTTGCAGCAGCCTGTGTCCACTGTGAGTGGAACTAAGGCACCTTCCCTGCCCCAAAGCCCCGCCCCTTCACAGCACCACTTTGTTCCTAGTGAATCAGATGGAGAGGGGCGTAGCAGAGGAGGGTTTGTAGACAGCACTATCAAGACACTGGATGAGAAACTGAGAAATTTGCTGTATCAAGAGTATGCTCCCATGTACCCATCCGGAAGTGCTGCTGAAACACCAGGATCTGGCACAGAGTATATCCAGTCCCCACCAGGACCAGAGTGTGCGATGGGAGGGTCAGGAACCAGCACACCTAGTCTTATGGGAGAGGGACGATTCAGAGCAGGAGAGCAATTG CCACAGATTCCAGAGCGTGTGGACAGTTTAAGTGCTCTCAGTGACTCTGCAGTTGGAG TTCCTGTGTCAAGGAGACATGCAATGCCACACTCTACCTCTTGCTCTGGATCTAGAAGTCGATATAAG ATGATGCCTAGTGCCACTGACATCCTGTCAGGTCAAGGTCGAAAGCAGCGCAGCCTGAGCAGCACAGCATCTCCAGCACACCCTGGTGGTTTTTTGGGAGAATGTGCCATGTACGAAGAGCCGACTGTTTCAGCTACTACTGTCGGCAGGTTCTCAGTGGTCAGCACAGAAGATGAAGTCACGCGCAGAAAGAACACTAGCAGATATTCTGCCCCACCTGACTTTTATCTGGACGCCCCACCTCCCCTGACCAAACGAGGCTCTCTGCCAAGGACACAGACCTCAGTCTCAGCGGATGTCACTGTTCACACCCGCTTCATGTCTTCTGACTCTGGGGCAGAGAGCAGCCCTGCCAAAATGGCACCTACAACCCCATCCCGCCATGGGAGGTCTGAAAGGAGAGGAAGTGACCTCATGAAAAGGGCGGTGGCTTTTCTAAGGCGCTCTGGCCGCAGCAGTAGTGTGCAAAGCTCTGATTCGCCAAGCAGAAAGGGAGGGGTGTATGGATCCTATGTCAGCAGTGACAATGACTCCGAGATGGAGGACTCCGATATAAAGAGGGAGCTTCAGAGACTAAGAGAAAA GCACATGAAAGAGATAACCGAATTGGAGGCCCACCACAGAGAAGAGGTTGAGCTTCTCTATATCAGATTAGGGAAACCACCCCCTCCAGGTCTTTACATCCCACCCACAGCACCCCCTGCTGGACGCAAGCGCAAGACCAGCAGGCACAAACTAAAAGCTGGCAAACTGCTCAGTCCTCTAGTACAACAGCTGAGAAATGTTGCCTCTAAAACTAGCGACTCCAGCAAACCTAATGATTTAACAAAATCAG CTGAAGCGACCCTGAGCTTGAATGGGTCTCCTGCCAGAGCTTccaacttgtcagatggcagGGCTTATTCTGGGACCGGGACTCTGCCTTGTTCTGTGTCTGAGCCGGTTCAGACCCAACAACCATGCTCTCTTAAAGGATCTCTCTCTTCCGACAACATCTACTCTGGTCTACAGGGAGAAGGACCTGGGGCACGGATCCAGCCTGGCCAAG GCTGGCCTCCTTCTCCCCAAGCGTCTGCACAGGTCACCTATAAATCCAGCA GGTCAACACTTAAACGCCTGTGTCTGGGTAAAGAACGTGGCAGCA GATCTGGAGCAGCATCAGCTGCCTCTAATCAGTCCCCAATGCCTCCTGGATCAACTCCTCCTCCTCACCAGCCAATTGGTCTCGCTCAAGCACAGActaacaacagcaacaacaagaCAGATGCATTCACACAGCAGCTTCAGAGATTCGTAGATAACTGGGCAGAACAAGAAGAGAGGGCTCCTTCACGCTCACAATCCCTAAGTCTAAGACCACAGCAACTGACCCGATCCAGGATCTGGAGCTCTATAGAG GCTCCGGTTTCAACAGAAAGACTGAATGCTTCCCAACTGCCTCTTTCATGGCCACAGATTGATTTCCATGCCTCTGTGATGGCAACTGACACTTCACAAGTACTTCAGCACAGTTTTTTGGTGCCCGGTAACCCTTATGGAAAGATGCTGAATGCCCAACGCTTGGACATGGACCACTGGCCAGCAATGACTGCCAATCTTAACCAAGAAGTCTTTGCTTTCCCTGCTTTGCACTCTCCCTCTTGGACAGCACCTTCTTCTCCCAGCGAGGTTCCTAATTCTAGAAATAGGACCATGTAG